A genome region from Hydrogenoanaerobacterium saccharovorans includes the following:
- a CDS encoding chemotaxis protein CheW, with the protein MDEKQNAMSNTANWQQASENTDVSDEMDGRYLTFWSENQLFGIPIAEVIQIVGIQKITPVPQFPAYAKGIINLRGNIIPVIDIRLRFHKPEQEYNERTCIVITAIQNKYAGFIVDAVDSVIKIGEENISPPPDISSDLINGYLMGVAKAENKVILLLNNGKVIYQDTGKTLSKI; encoded by the coding sequence TGGCAACAGGCAAGCGAGAACACAGATGTATCGGATGAAATGGATGGAAGATATCTAACCTTTTGGTCAGAAAATCAACTGTTTGGTATACCAATAGCAGAAGTAATACAAATTGTGGGTATACAAAAAATTACTCCCGTTCCGCAGTTCCCTGCATATGCAAAGGGGATTATTAATTTGCGCGGAAATATTATTCCCGTTATTGATATTCGGCTGCGGTTTCATAAACCCGAACAAGAGTATAACGAACGTACTTGTATTGTTATAACCGCTATTCAAAACAAGTATGCAGGTTTTATTGTGGATGCCGTGGATTCAGTTATTAAAATAGGGGAAGAAAATATATCACCTCCGCCAGATATTTCGTCGGATTTAATAAATGGCTATTTAATGGGAGTTGCAAAGGCAGAAAATAAAGTAATACTGCTTTTAAACAACGGTAAAGTAATATACCAAGACACAGGTAAAACTTTATCAAAAATATGA
- a CDS encoding methyl-accepting chemotaxis protein has protein sequence MLKNLKIGKRLMLVFITMAIVSSMAGLVGMVLLNRMDSEYKNTLTFNGFSQGDIGAFNTYLNRGGGVVRDIIFSKENAELDKSIKELDSIKAKTAELLEIMRQFCTTPDELALIAKIDKSLPLYNEKCGKVVQLGLVNKDDEALKALKTEALPYLNDCVDAADTLRELKASSGDKVAADLSRQSKAALVIIVAVIGASFLLSIVLALYLSRSISKPIKACADRLVLLSEGDFHTVVAEAKTKDETGVMLNSLQKFVTSLNDAIADVSYHLGEIAQGNLTTKVTREYKGDLIPLENSINEIVVSLNDAMSQINQASDQVASGSEQVSGGAQALSQGATEQASSIEELSATINEISAQIKQNAGNAANANKISTESSKEVESGNEQMQQMIKAMQEITDTSNQISKIIKTIDDIAFQTNILALNAAVEAARAGAAGKGFAVVADEVRNLAGKSAEAAKNTTTLIESSIQAVENGRKIADRTAKSLNSIVVSTKQTTDLVSEITKATNEQSVAVNQVTQGIEQISNVVQTNSATAEESAAASEELSGQAQMLKQLVGKFKLQDVAEDDTDEESELPSDDFDTDFGLDTNANLILSKY, from the coding sequence ATGTTAAAAAACTTGAAAATAGGCAAGCGGCTGATGCTTGTTTTTATTACCATGGCAATTGTATCAAGCATGGCAGGTTTGGTAGGGATGGTATTGCTGAACAGAATGGATTCAGAATATAAAAATACCCTTACATTCAATGGATTTTCTCAAGGCGATATTGGCGCATTTAATACATATTTGAACCGGGGCGGCGGGGTTGTCCGTGATATTATCTTTTCAAAAGAAAATGCCGAACTTGACAAAAGCATTAAAGAACTTGATTCAATCAAAGCAAAAACAGCAGAATTGCTGGAGATTATGAGACAGTTCTGCACAACGCCAGATGAGCTTGCTCTGATTGCGAAAATAGATAAAAGCCTGCCTCTGTACAATGAAAAGTGCGGAAAAGTAGTACAGCTCGGGCTTGTAAATAAAGATGACGAAGCACTGAAGGCGCTGAAAACAGAGGCTTTACCGTATTTAAACGATTGTGTGGATGCAGCAGACACGCTGCGTGAATTAAAAGCAAGTTCGGGCGATAAGGTTGCGGCAGATTTGTCTCGACAATCCAAAGCTGCATTAGTAATCATTGTAGCAGTGATTGGAGCATCGTTTTTACTCTCGATTGTACTTGCGCTTTATTTATCCCGTTCCATCTCAAAACCCATTAAGGCTTGTGCAGACAGGCTTGTACTGCTTTCAGAGGGCGACTTCCATACTGTTGTAGCGGAGGCTAAAACCAAAGACGAAACCGGTGTTATGCTTAATTCGCTGCAAAAATTTGTTACCAGTCTCAACGATGCCATTGCGGATGTATCGTACCATTTGGGCGAGATTGCACAGGGCAACTTAACTACCAAGGTTACAAGAGAGTATAAAGGCGATTTGATTCCGCTGGAAAATTCCATCAACGAAATTGTTGTTTCGCTCAACGATGCAATGAGCCAGATTAATCAGGCATCCGACCAAGTGGCAAGCGGCTCAGAACAGGTGTCTGGCGGCGCTCAAGCATTGTCGCAGGGTGCTACCGAGCAGGCAAGTTCTATTGAGGAGCTTTCTGCAACCATCAATGAAATTTCGGCTCAAATCAAGCAAAATGCCGGTAATGCAGCAAATGCAAATAAGATTTCAACAGAGTCATCCAAAGAGGTTGAGAGCGGCAATGAGCAAATGCAGCAGATGATCAAGGCGATGCAGGAGATTACCGATACATCCAATCAAATCAGTAAGATTATCAAAACAATTGACGATATTGCATTTCAAACCAATATTCTTGCGCTGAATGCGGCTGTTGAGGCAGCCAGAGCCGGTGCTGCGGGCAAAGGCTTTGCTGTTGTAGCAGACGAGGTTCGTAACCTTGCAGGAAAAAGTGCTGAAGCTGCTAAAAACACCACAACTCTTATAGAAAGTTCTATCCAAGCGGTTGAAAACGGCAGAAAAATTGCCGATCGCACAGCAAAATCGTTGAATAGTATTGTAGTAAGCACAAAGCAAACAACAGATTTGGTTAGCGAGATTACGAAAGCTACCAACGAACAATCTGTTGCGGTTAACCAAGTAACACAAGGCATCGAGCAGATTTCGAATGTTGTACAAACAAACTCTGCTACGGCAGAAGAAAGTGCAGCGGCAAGTGAAGAACTCAGCGGACAGGCTCAGATGTTAAAACAGCTGGTGGGTAAATTTAAACTGCAAGATGTTGCAGAAGATGACACCGATGAAGAATCTGAGTTGCCTTCGGATGATTTCGATACAGATTTTGGTCTTGATACAAATGCCAATTTGATACTAAGCAAATATTAA